The following coding sequences are from one Candidatus Dependentiae bacterium window:
- a CDS encoding CPBP family intramembrane metalloprotease, which produces MIIEVVLFFILFMIAHTCEVYIKEYTALRDYYVLGLLVRLLIWTLPVVLLTLKQNSLRYLKLDKNIVRGVMIGLIAGLVLFALRSLIIYFMHGSIKMNLSIPVGTWLNVILFVGLSEEVVFRGYLLQKIESISTFWTANLISAFLFFIMHLPVFFIVRHVGAFELLNEFRSMMMMGLLLGYLFKKSNSLWPCLIVHSINNFMCTVIN; this is translated from the coding sequence GTGATTATAGAGGTTGTGCTATTTTTTATACTCTTCATGATCGCACATACGTGCGAAGTTTATATCAAAGAATACACAGCGTTGCGCGATTATTACGTCCTAGGGTTATTGGTGAGGTTGTTGATATGGACTTTGCCTGTTGTTTTATTAACACTCAAACAAAATTCCTTACGTTATTTGAAGCTCGACAAAAATATTGTAAGAGGTGTCATGATTGGCCTGATTGCTGGGTTGGTGCTGTTTGCTCTACGTAGCCTGATTATTTATTTTATGCATGGTTCTATCAAGATGAATCTTAGCATTCCAGTGGGAACTTGGCTGAACGTGATACTTTTTGTTGGATTAAGTGAGGAAGTTGTGTTTAGGGGTTATTTGCTGCAAAAGATTGAATCGATTTCTACTTTTTGGACCGCTAATCTGATAAGCGCTTTTCTTTTTTTTATCATGCACTTACCAGTCTTTTTCATCGTAAGACACGTGGGTGCTTTCGAGCTGCTCAATGAATTCAGGTCTATGATGATGATGGGACTCCTGCTAGGTTATCTATTCAAAAAATCAAATTCTTTATGGCCTTGTTTGATTGTTCATTCGATCAATAATTTTATGTGTACCGTCATTAATTAA